The sequence TAGAGCACTACATGAAAAATGCAGGCTTAGCAATACTGAGCTTCATGCATAGATTATTCAAGAACCTAAAAGTACAGTATGATCTGCATTCTTACTTTGTATTGCAAGGGTTGCCCACAACTAACACTTTAACGTTACGGGAGGCAACAGCATTGAGTGCCTTCCCCTGATTCATcatttcaacaccaagaggttAAAGAATAGAGCACAAAAGTGAAAATAAGATTCACAAGGGTCAGTAACAcagaacacaaaagtgaaatgaactCAGGAATTCCAAATAAGAATTACCTGCTCAGCGAAAATTTGGCCATTTACATCTAACAAGGCAGCTCGTTCCATTCCAGGTCCTCGGGGTTTTGCTCCAATCAGAAGAGCCCACTCAACACCCTTGAATACATCGTAAGGATCAATGCCAATACTGACCTCTCGCAGTAAAGGATATAATGAGTCCTCCAATTCCATAGCAACTCCTGCACATTTAAAGAACATATGCCAATGAACACAAAGATTAAAGAGACATCAGTAGCGGCTGCTGAAATCAGCTGAATTTATACCTTCAAGAGCTTCGAAGGATCTTTCAGATCCCAATAATTTCAGCGCAATTGGTTGATCGGGTCCAAAAACCTCACCAGACGCAAGCTGAAACAGCCAACAAGttcgaatatgaatttgaaactATGCAATATAAACGGTAAATCGAGAAAAAGAACCTGATCCTTACTTTAAAAAGAAGATGATTAGATATCATCCCAGCAGCACCTGAAACTGCAACATTTATCAATTTCTTCCatgattttgtttcttcttcctgTAAACATTTTCTGATGCATTAGGAACCAACACAACATAGAACAATATAAATGTTAGAGTTTTAatcactcttttcttccacccGTTAGGGAATTTGTAAAAGATTGAATTCAACCCTTGCTTATCTACAACCTGAGCACTAAAATATACAAATCTTTCAGACCCATATCTCCATTCTTGGGTGTCAGCTACTTGTACATAGTACCCAAATCATATTGTAGGTTTACCCAGATTGAAATTTCATCAAATACTTCATATACTATTTCTTTAAACCCCTCACTGTACATAAGTAACACTCCCAAGTCTCGAATAAACACAACTTAAGTTGATGTGCAAGTAATTCAAGAATGAAAATCATCAAAGAACACAAGAAACCTACAGCGACGAGGTCGTAAGTAACGCAGAACACTCCGAAGCATTCGTGTTTAATCTTCGGAGTATCATTTTGTTGTGCAGCAACAGGGGCTTGAAGTTCACtgaaattgaaaacaaaaacatACAACAAGTACTAAATAAGAACCACATAAGTATAAAGAAATGGAAAAGAAAGAACATGGAAATTCCAAGAACTTACTTTTGTGAAACAGAACAGAATGCTCTAGCAGCATTACAAGGTCTTGGAAATGGATGGGAGAAACAAATACGGTTATTGAAGACACTGGTTTCTGTTAATGAAGAGAATTGAGAAGAAAGTGAATGAGTTTCTTTGTATGCAGGAGTGAATTTAGAAACTGCCATGGTTTTGATAGAGATAAAACAAACAGAGAGAAAAACAGAGAGGATAGATAAGAGAGTGAAAGACGAATAGAGGAAGGAGATGGTTTCTTTGAAGATGGGGTTTGGATTTTTTTAAACGTTTTTTGAAATATGTTGTAGTATAAGGTCATGAACTAGACATGTGTCACGACAACATCATCCAAATATTTTGCTCTCTTCTTATTCTCTTTTTAACATTTCCTTTTCTTCGCTGATGATGTAATGTCATTGAAGCTTTTAGAAAACTGCTAAAAAGGGCTTACATAGTTTATAATATTATCATTTGCTACAAACGTGTTAGTACTAtctaactga comes from Papaver somniferum cultivar HN1 chromosome 7, ASM357369v1, whole genome shotgun sequence and encodes:
- the LOC113298704 gene encoding malate dehydrogenase [NADP], chloroplastic-like isoform X2, producing MAVSKFTPAYKETHSLSSQFSSLTETSVFNNRICFSHPFPRPCNAARAFCSVSQNELQAPVAAQQNDTPKIKHECFGVFCVTYDLVAEEETKSWKKLINVAVSGAAGMISNHLLFKLASGEVFGPDQPIALKLLGSERSFEALEGVAMELEDSLYPLLREVSIGIDPYDVFKGVEWALLIGAKPRGPGMERAALLDVNGQIFAEQGKALNAVASRNVKVLVVGNPCNTNALICMKNAPNIPPKNFHALTRLDENRAKCQLALKAGVFYDKVSNVTIWGNHSTTQVPDFLNAKIGGVPAKEVIQDNHWLENEFTQKVQTRGGALIKKWGRSSAASTAVSIVDAIRSLVTPTPKGDWFSTGVYTTGNPYGIAEDIVFSMPCRSEGDGDYELVEDVIFDDYLRARIKKSEDELLAEKKCVAHLTGEGNAYCDLPGDTMLPGEM